In one window of Acidimicrobiales bacterium DNA:
- the purE gene encoding 5-(carboxyamino)imidazole ribonucleotide mutase, which yields MKRVAILMGSANDQPKMAPAGETLASFGVDYTEHVMSAHRTPAKVAEFAGGAREAGYGVLICGAGMAAHLAGAVSAQTTLPVIGVPLSGGAIGGIDALYSTVQMPKGIPVATVAVDGAQNAALLAIEMLAITEDELAKRLAEFRAEWAR from the coding sequence ATGAAGCGGGTCGCGATCCTCATGGGTTCTGCGAACGACCAGCCGAAGATGGCTCCGGCGGGTGAGACGCTTGCATCGTTCGGCGTGGACTACACGGAGCACGTGATGTCGGCGCATCGCACGCCGGCGAAGGTCGCGGAGTTCGCTGGCGGTGCAAGAGAGGCCGGGTACGGAGTTCTCATCTGCGGTGCCGGCATGGCGGCGCACCTGGCCGGCGCGGTTTCGGCTCAGACCACGCTCCCGGTGATAGGCGTGCCTCTGTCCGGCGGCGCCATCGGAGGGATCGACGCCCTGTACTCCACCGTGCAGATGCCGAAAGGGATACCGGTCGCGACCGTCGCGGTGGACGGCGCCCAGAACGCCGCGCTTCTCGCGATCGAGATGCTCGCCATAACCGAGGACGAACTCGCCAAGCGGCTTGCCGAGTTCCGGGCGGAGTGGGCCCGATGA
- the purD gene encoding phosphoribosylamine--glycine ligase gives MAARLRVCVVGSGGREHALAAALQRTADVVVCPGNPGMQALGIACVSRPPETIEADLFVVGPEQPLVDGIGDRLRDAGNLVFGPGAAGARLEGSKAWMKEMLAGADVPTAAYGVFDSAGPAIEFLRSLSPPWVVKTDGLAAGKGVLVTEDLDEACADVEAKLAGVSFGAAGRLVVIEEGLTGPELSLMAVCDGKRAVPLAAAQDFKRALDGDKGPNTGGMGAYSPVPAVDDDDVAAIMNGAVTPTLEALADIGIDYRGVLYAGLMLTPEGPKVLEFNVRFGDPETEALMPRWKGDVSEILAAAADGRLDSVAAPEFLPDAAVCVMLAAEGYPAAPKTGQPIYGLDSWKADPSLHLYAAGVGPGLTTAGGRVLAVTGLGETIGRARERAYEGAGRISFSGVQYRSDIAARAAG, from the coding sequence TGCCCTCGCTGCCGCGCTGCAACGGACCGCGGATGTGGTTGTTTGTCCCGGCAACCCCGGCATGCAGGCGCTCGGCATCGCCTGTGTTTCGCGGCCGCCTGAAACCATCGAAGCCGACCTGTTCGTCGTAGGCCCCGAGCAGCCGCTGGTCGATGGCATCGGCGACCGCCTTCGTGACGCCGGCAACCTCGTGTTCGGGCCCGGCGCCGCCGGCGCACGGCTCGAAGGCTCCAAGGCGTGGATGAAGGAGATGCTGGCGGGCGCGGACGTTCCGACGGCGGCCTACGGCGTGTTCGACAGCGCGGGGCCGGCGATCGAATTCCTGCGCTCGCTCAGCCCGCCCTGGGTGGTCAAGACCGACGGCCTCGCGGCAGGCAAGGGCGTACTGGTTACCGAAGACCTCGATGAGGCGTGCGCCGACGTCGAGGCGAAGCTCGCAGGGGTTTCGTTCGGCGCGGCAGGCCGGCTAGTGGTGATCGAAGAAGGCCTCACCGGGCCGGAGCTTTCGCTGATGGCTGTATGCGACGGAAAACGAGCAGTTCCCCTCGCCGCAGCCCAGGACTTCAAACGTGCCCTCGACGGCGACAAGGGCCCCAACACAGGCGGTATGGGCGCCTACTCGCCGGTGCCGGCGGTCGACGACGACGATGTCGCAGCCATCATGAACGGGGCCGTCACCCCGACCCTCGAAGCCCTCGCCGACATCGGCATCGACTACCGCGGCGTTCTCTACGCCGGTCTCATGCTCACACCTGAAGGTCCCAAAGTCCTCGAGTTCAACGTTCGCTTCGGGGATCCCGAAACCGAGGCGCTGATGCCGCGATGGAAAGGGGACGTTTCGGAGATTCTTGCTGCGGCAGCGGACGGGCGGCTCGACAGTGTCGCGGCGCCTGAGTTCCTACCCGACGCGGCGGTGTGCGTCATGCTGGCGGCCGAGGGCTATCCGGCAGCCCCGAAGACGGGACAACCGATCTACGGGCTCGATTCGTGGAAGGCCGACCCTTCGTTGCACCTGTACGCCGCGGGAGTCGGGCCGGGACTGACGACTGCGGGAGGCCGGGTGCTAGCGGTTACCGGCCTCGGGGAGACGATCGGGCGAGCGAGAGAGAGGGCGTACGAGGGCGCGGGGCGGATCTCGTTTTCGGGTGTGCAGTATCGGTCGGACATCGCGGCGCGAGCCGCGGGTTGA